One window from the genome of Spirosoma rhododendri encodes:
- the aspS gene encoding aspartate--tRNA ligase — MLRSKTCGELRLSDANTTVTLAGWVQTTRDKGGVLWIDLRDRYGITQLLLEDGQTAPELFTTARSLGREFVVQATGTVIERKSKNPNIPTGEIELKVTALTVLNPAKLPPFLIDDDTDGGDDLRMKYRYLDLRRNPVRRNLELRHRMAQQTRIYMDGQGFIEVETPVLIKSTPEGARDFVVPSRMNPGEFYALPQSPQTFKQLLMVSGFDRYYQIVKCFRDEDLRADRQPEFTQIDCEMSFVEQEDVLNMFEGLVRHLFKSVKGIDLAEVPRMTYADAMKLYGSDKPDTRFDMKFVELKGTFDTVDLTSGKGFGVFDSAELVVGINAPGCAHYTRKQMDELTDWVKRPQIGAKGLIYVRYNEDGTLKSSVDKFYSEEDLQKWAVQFGAKPGDLMLIISGDSNKARKQLNELRLEMGNRLGLRDPNVFSTLWVLDFPLLEYGEEEARWFAMHHPFTSPKPEDIPLLESDLGAVRANAYDLVINGTEVGGGSIRIFNRDLQARMFSILGFSDEEAKSQFGFLMDAFEYGAPPHGGLAFGFDRLCSLFGGSDSIRDFIAFPKNNSGRDVMIDSPSEISDKQLDELKIATTVPAK; from the coding sequence ATGCTTCGTTCCAAAACCTGCGGAGAACTCCGCCTTTCCGACGCTAACACCACCGTTACCCTGGCCGGGTGGGTACAGACCACCCGCGACAAGGGCGGGGTACTCTGGATCGACCTGCGCGACCGCTACGGTATCACCCAACTGCTGCTCGAAGATGGGCAGACAGCCCCTGAACTGTTTACCACAGCCCGGTCACTAGGCCGCGAATTTGTGGTGCAGGCAACCGGTACGGTGATCGAGCGGAAGTCGAAAAACCCGAATATTCCGACCGGCGAGATCGAGCTGAAAGTAACGGCGCTCACCGTGCTGAACCCCGCCAAATTGCCGCCTTTTCTCATTGACGACGATACCGATGGGGGCGACGATCTGCGGATGAAATACCGCTACCTCGACCTGCGCCGGAACCCCGTTCGCCGGAATCTCGAACTGCGGCACCGCATGGCGCAGCAAACCCGGATTTACATGGACGGACAGGGTTTTATCGAAGTCGAAACGCCGGTGCTGATCAAATCGACACCCGAAGGCGCGCGTGACTTTGTGGTTCCCAGCCGCATGAATCCTGGCGAATTCTACGCCCTGCCGCAGTCGCCCCAGACGTTCAAGCAGTTACTGATGGTTTCGGGCTTCGACCGGTACTACCAGATCGTGAAGTGTTTCCGCGATGAAGACCTGCGCGCCGACCGGCAGCCGGAGTTCACGCAGATCGACTGTGAGATGTCGTTTGTTGAGCAGGAAGACGTGCTGAACATGTTTGAAGGGCTGGTGCGCCACCTGTTCAAAAGCGTGAAAGGCATCGACCTGGCCGAGGTGCCGCGCATGACCTACGCCGACGCCATGAAACTTTACGGCTCCGACAAGCCCGACACCCGCTTCGACATGAAGTTTGTCGAGCTAAAGGGCACGTTCGACACCGTCGACCTGACATCGGGGAAAGGCTTCGGCGTGTTCGATTCGGCCGAGCTGGTCGTTGGTATCAACGCGCCCGGTTGCGCGCACTACACCCGCAAGCAGATGGACGAACTGACCGATTGGGTGAAACGCCCGCAAATCGGTGCAAAGGGGTTGATTTACGTTCGCTACAACGAAGACGGAACGCTCAAATCGTCGGTCGACAAGTTTTACTCGGAAGAAGACCTGCAAAAATGGGCGGTACAGTTCGGCGCTAAACCCGGCGACCTGATGCTCATCATCTCGGGTGATTCCAACAAAGCCCGCAAGCAGTTGAACGAACTGCGGCTGGAAATGGGTAATCGGCTCGGGCTGCGCGACCCGAACGTGTTCAGCACGTTGTGGGTGCTCGACTTCCCGCTGCTCGAATACGGCGAAGAGGAAGCCCGCTGGTTTGCGATGCACCACCCCTTCACGTCGCCCAAGCCCGAAGACATTCCGCTGCTCGAATCGGATCTGGGTGCCGTTCGTGCCAACGCCTACGACCTCGTCATCAACGGTACGGAAGTCGGCGGGGGCTCGATTCGGATTTTCAACCGCGACTTGCAGGCCCGGATGTTCAGCATTCTCGGCTTCTCCGATGAGGAAGCAAAATCGCAATTCGGCTTCCTGATGGACGCCTTCGAATACGGTGCGCCCCCACACGGCGGACTGGCCTTCGGTTTCGACCGACTCTGCTCGCTGTTCGGCGGTTCTGATTCCATCCGTGACTTTATCGCCTTCCCGAAAAATAACTCGGGCCGCGACGTGATGATCGATTCACCCTCGGAAATTTCCGACAAACAGCTTGACGAGCTGAAAATCGCGACCACTGTACCGGCTAAGTGA